In the Kribbella sp. NBC_00482 genome, one interval contains:
- a CDS encoding DUF6886 family protein translates to MRPVAGEVLHFSEDPTIEIFRPHVAKTAQQATAYVWAVGHDRAPDYWFPRQCPRAMAWVGPNTTPEDRDRIIGAGSGSRVHAVEYGWLDAMRSVELYAYRLPADAFVEHDAAVVATTDVRPLGTPERVGDLFALHEEAGIQLRVLQRLHDFWAAATTSTLEWSGIRLRNAQP, encoded by the coding sequence CCGACCATCGAGATCTTCCGGCCGCACGTCGCGAAGACGGCGCAGCAGGCCACGGCGTACGTCTGGGCCGTCGGCCACGACCGCGCGCCGGACTACTGGTTCCCCCGCCAATGCCCGCGAGCGATGGCCTGGGTCGGACCGAACACCACTCCTGAGGACCGCGACCGGATCATCGGCGCCGGCTCCGGCTCCCGCGTCCACGCCGTCGAGTACGGCTGGCTGGACGCGATGCGCTCCGTCGAGCTGTACGCGTACCGCCTCCCCGCCGACGCCTTCGTCGAGCACGACGCCGCCGTCGTCGCGACCACCGACGTACGACCCCTCGGTACGCCGGAGCGGGTCGGCGATCTGTTCGCACTGCACGAGGAGGCAGGGATCCAGTTGCGTGTCCTGCAGCGGCTGCACGACTTCTGGGCCGCGGCCACCACCAGCACCCTCGAGTGGAGCGGCATCCGGCTGCGGAACGCCCAGCCATGA